TTCCATACTctaaatatttttggttgataatGTTTGAGAATCttgttttataatataaataagaaaccagaaaaaaaaaaaaaggttctttccctaactaattaagaaaaaagggactgttagatttttattttgttttgaaacccTAAATAAAGCACATGTGAGAGTATGTGCATAGCGGCGATTCCGACCGGCCGCAAGCCTCTGGGCGAACAGTAGTGAACTTGTGATGCTCCATTGCATCCTTAAACCATAGTTGAGTGAGAGTTTATAAGGGACTCATTGTCTAAATAAGATTTGATTGTCCAATCACTTATGAATTTTTTCATAATTACTGTCGGCTTGAAAAAgttacattttaaaaatgtggaataaaattagaataaagaagtaaaaaaacTACTTTTGTGTGCAGCAGTTCTCCAAAACAAAGCCCAGTaccaaaaaggtaaaaaaaacaaaaaaactagttAAGGTGGGGTAAAAAATTTAGGACTCTTaagttttcttctaatttgaatttagctacgaattttaaattttgagaacaCAAACCTTAGTTTTGTCCAAGTTTAAAATAGATCTCTTTATCACTTTGTCATGAATACAATTCCACGTCAATAAGTGTTAAGTCATtcatagaaagaaaataaaacaaaacaaaaggctcACAAAAACAATTGATCTAACAGTAGAATTTAGAGAAACACAAAATTTGAGAACCTAAAGTGCAAACCCACAGTAACAAAAGACTTCAGTTTGTTGGTGTGACATTGTATTGGGGTGTTGAAATGGACGTGACGTGCAAAATTGACAAACGATTAATTTAGACGAAAAAGTGATAAGAGTGACTTATTTCAAACTTGGCCGAAATCTAAGAATTATTCtgaaaattgaaaacccaataACTATATTCAAATCAGATGAAAACTTAaggactaaatatgatttttccaaaaaaataaaataaaataaaattatttctaactatttagatataaattcaaaataagaaccattttttttaaaaaaaaaaactctaatttattttttcagggTCGGGACAGACACCGGACCCTGAAACCCAAACCCTAGTCCCAACCAATACCTCTTTCTCTCTGAGGCTCAGTTGTCACTCTATCAGCCCCAGCAATGGCGAGGAAGCGAAAGCTCGACTCCAAATCCGACCTGGCAACCGAGCCCCCGAAGAAGCAACAGCAGCAACGAAAGCAGAAAGAAGAGGATCGTACCCACATCAAAGTTGAGGTAGACCAAGACGACGAATACGAATACGAGTACGAATACGaatacgaagaagaagaagaagaagaagaagaagaggaagaagaagaaggggaagacgaagaagaggatgaagacGAAGAAGACGAAGATCTCTATAAACCCAAGAATGCCGATAATCAGACGGCGAACACCTCCACGTCAGCCGCAGATCGAGACAGTGAGGATGATGACGATGAACCCATACAGAAGGTTCTTGAACCGTTCAGCAAGGAGCAGATTATAAACCTTCTCTGCGAAGCAGTGCGTAAGCATCCGGACGTGGCGGATCGGATCCAAAAGGTTGCGGACGAGGACCCGGCACACCGAAAGATCTTCGTCCACGGACTCGGGTGGGACACGAACACGGAGACACTCTCCAACGCGTTCAAGCAGTACGGCGAGATCGAGGATTGCAAGGCCGTGTGCGACAAGGTCTCTGGCAAATCCAAGGGCTACGGTTTCATCCTCTTCAAGACCCGCGGCGGGGCCCGGAAGGCCCTCAAGCAGCCCCAGAAGAAGATCGGCAACCGGATGACTGCGTGCCAGCTGGCCTCAATGTTTCCGGTCGCACAGCCAAATGCCACCGCGGCGGCCTCCACGCCGCCCCTTTCGGAATATGCGCAGAGGAAGATATACGTGAGCAATGTTGGGGCTGAGTTGGATCCTCAGAAGCTGCTTATGTTCTTCTCCAAGTACGGAGAAATTGAGGAAGGGCCATTGGGGCTCGATAAGATGACCGGGAAGCCCAAGGGGTTTTGTTTGTTCACGTACAAGACGGTTGAAAGCGCCAAGAGGGCTCTGGAAGAGCCGCACAAGAATTTCGAGGGACATACATTGCACTGCCAGAAGGCTATTGATGGTCCGAAGCCGAAAAAGTCTCACCCTAATCAGCTTCAGTATCAGCATCATCAGCTTCAGTATCAGCCTCACCAGAACCCTCACAACGCCCAATTCCAGAGGAATGAGAACCCCGCTCTTGTTGGTGGAGCCGCAGCGGCTGCACCGGGTCACTTGATGGCTCCCCCCACCGGAGCGGGGATTGGGTTAAATCAGGGGGCTGCGGCGGCTCAGGCGTTGAATCCTGCGCTTGGGCAGGCAATAGCGGCGTTGTTTGCAAGTCAAGGTGCCGGGTTGGGCCTGACTAATCTGTTGGGGACGCTGGCATCGGCTGCGGCCGCGAACCCAGGTGTGCCCGCAGCGGGGCATGCGACACAGGGTGCGTATTCGAACNNNNNNNNNNNNNNNNNNNNNNNNNNNNNNNNNNNNNNNNNNNNNNNNNNNNNNNNNNNNNNNNNNNNNNNNNNNNNNNNNNNNNNNNNNNNNNNNNNNNtttttttaataacatgtgagatgcatataagtttttaataaaatttatttcaattttgtcactgctattaaaaaaaacatgtgcatcttatATGTTTAAAGggcacatgtcatttttataaattagattggaggaaattcctccaattcaatttgaaaaaaaactttgtccattacACATGAGGAATgttacattttcattttttacttagaagtgataaatttaaaattttcaattttcaattttttttttctaagtaattttgaaaatttaaaattaaatttgaagtaATAAAATGCATTTCTCCCGAAAAGTTTATACGTATAATTAATTTCGTCAAattgaaaatgataaaaaaaataaaataaataataataataaaaaaaagaaaaaaaaaaagaaaaaaagaaggccAAATCCATCCTTGCCGTAAGCTGGTCCTTTCCGCACCAGAATAATAGCAAACCCTACCGGTCCCATATAAATTCCAACACTTAGGGTTTCTCTCATTTCTCATTGTCTCCGCGAGGATAGAGAGGTTAGCCGctgtcactctctctctctcggagCGTAGCCATGGCGGATGTGATTACACCGGAACCAACCCAGCCCCACCACGATGTCAAGCTCTTCAACCGATGGAGCTTCGACGACGTGCAggtatccttttatttttagtgcaACTAGGTTATTTTATgtaatgtttttgtttgaatcCGTTCGATTCGTTTTTCGCTGTCTTTTGGTTTACATAATCTCGTTGTTGATTACTTGGTAGAGTGCAATTTTTGGTTCGAGCTT
Above is a genomic segment from Corylus avellana chromosome ca9, CavTom2PMs-1.0 containing:
- the LOC132192036 gene encoding UBP1-associated protein 2A-like (The sequence of the model RefSeq protein was modified relative to this genomic sequence to represent the inferred CDS: added 206 bases not found in genome assembly) encodes the protein MARKRKLDSKSDLATEPPKKQQQQRKQKEEDRTHIKVEVDQDDEYEYEYEYEYEEEEEEEEEEEEEEGEDEEEDEDEEDEDLYKPKNADNQTANTSTSAADRDSEDDDDEPIQKVLEPFSKEQIINLLCEAVRKHPDVADRIQKVADEDPAHRKIFVHGLGWDTNTETLSNAFKQYGEIEDCKAVCDKVSGKSKGYGFILFKTRGGARKALKQPQKKIGNRMTACQLASMFPVAQPNATAAASTPPLSEYAQRKIYVSNVGAELDPQKLLMFFSKYGEIEEGPLGLDKMTGKPKGFCLFTYKTVESAKRALEEPHKNFEGHTLHCQKAIDGPKPKKSHPNQLQYQHHQLQYQPHQNPHNAQFQRNENPALVGGAAAAAPGHLMAPPTGAGIGLNQGAAAAQALNPALGQAIAALFASQGAGLGLTNLLGTLGSAAAMNPGVPAAAAGHAYTNQANIIGGYGNQGGMQGGYPNQQAGQGGSGRGQHGVVQYGGVPPYMGH